The Candidatus Nanohalococcus occultus genome contains a region encoding:
- the ppsA gene encoding phosphoenolpyruvate synthase has translation MKNVLWFDEINAKDTEKVGGKSANLGELSNEVDVPVLPGFATTADAYDTFIHETDLREKIERLLDGLDTDDVNDLQRRGEQIRSLIKEADMPQELRESFTKSYEDLEKKLGVEDPAVAVRSSATAEDLPGASFAGQQETYLNVEGKQDLIKRVKDCFASLFTNRAISYREDKGFSHFDVKLSAVVQKMGRSDIGAAGVMFTMDPDSGFENVVTINGSYGLGEYVVLGEVNPDEFTVFKENLGIIEKSVGDKSVKLVRDESEENDNKEVDVPKSEQEQFCVTDNQVKELAKYALRIEDHYGKPMDIEWVYDGQTKEMYIVQARPETVQAEKDENVIEEYSLNEESDVVLEGSAIGSKIGQGKAHVLDSPKQIDQFEEDQVLVTDMTDPDWEPIMKKAGAIITNKGGRTSHAAIVSRELGVPAVIGTENATSKLKDGQEVTVDCSSSTGKIWEGQLDFNVDEHHLDEIPETETDVQVNIGEPSEAFHIAQLPVNGVGLAREEFIISSHVGEHPLSLIEDGREDEYVEALRSGLGKIGAAFYPDQVVIRLSDFKSDEYADLEGGADFEPDEANPMLGFRGASRYYDEVFQKAFELECEALRRVIDELELDNITVMVPFCRTVDEGKNVRAKMKEYGLDQGDIDVYAMAEIPSNIIRADEFAEVFDGFSVGTNDLTQLTLGVDRNSDKLKDLFDERDPAVKKSIKTLINKAHRNNAHVGICGDAPSTHDGYADFLVHQNIDAISVSPDVALETILKVADAEEKVSNENIEFSVSNTVGQPAGDVYEALKDQGKMTARKMLDYTDKAVDKDSINQAIGWLAKEGKLTVEHRDGEIRYDLETEK, from the coding sequence ATGAAAAACGTGCTGTGGTTTGACGAAATTAACGCCAAAGACACCGAAAAAGTCGGAGGGAAAAGCGCAAATCTAGGAGAGCTATCGAACGAGGTGGACGTACCTGTACTACCGGGCTTTGCGACCACCGCGGACGCATACGATACCTTCATCCATGAAACCGATCTAAGAGAGAAAATTGAACGGCTACTTGACGGTCTAGATACTGACGACGTCAACGACCTTCAGAGACGAGGAGAGCAGATCAGATCCTTGATCAAGGAAGCCGATATGCCACAGGAGCTACGTGAAAGCTTCACAAAATCATACGAAGACCTGGAGAAAAAGCTGGGCGTCGAGGATCCGGCGGTTGCTGTTCGTTCAAGCGCTACAGCCGAGGATTTACCTGGCGCGTCTTTCGCAGGTCAGCAGGAAACCTATCTGAACGTTGAAGGAAAACAGGATTTAATTAAACGCGTAAAAGACTGTTTTGCCTCTCTTTTCACCAACCGTGCGATTTCCTACAGAGAGGACAAAGGATTCAGCCACTTCGATGTTAAACTGAGTGCCGTAGTCCAAAAGATGGGACGTTCCGACATCGGTGCGGCCGGAGTAATGTTTACAATGGATCCGGACAGCGGATTCGAAAACGTTGTGACAATCAACGGATCCTATGGACTAGGAGAGTACGTTGTACTGGGAGAGGTCAACCCTGATGAGTTTACGGTTTTCAAAGAAAACCTCGGGATAATTGAAAAGTCAGTTGGCGACAAATCCGTCAAGCTCGTGAGAGATGAATCGGAGGAAAACGACAACAAGGAAGTCGATGTTCCGAAAAGCGAGCAAGAACAGTTCTGCGTGACCGACAACCAGGTCAAGGAGCTGGCAAAGTACGCTTTACGTATCGAGGATCACTACGGTAAGCCGATGGATATTGAATGGGTTTACGACGGTCAGACCAAAGAAATGTATATCGTACAGGCCCGACCGGAAACCGTTCAGGCGGAAAAGGATGAAAACGTAATCGAAGAATACTCTTTGAACGAGGAATCAGATGTCGTGCTTGAAGGATCTGCGATCGGATCGAAGATCGGACAGGGCAAGGCACACGTACTTGATTCCCCTAAACAGATCGATCAGTTCGAGGAAGATCAGGTCTTAGTGACCGATATGACCGATCCGGACTGGGAGCCGATCATGAAAAAGGCAGGAGCAATCATCACAAACAAGGGAGGACGCACATCTCACGCAGCGATTGTCTCCAGAGAGCTGGGAGTTCCAGCAGTTATCGGAACAGAAAACGCAACCTCGAAGCTGAAAGACGGACAGGAAGTCACAGTTGACTGTTCGAGTTCGACCGGTAAGATCTGGGAAGGACAGCTTGATTTCAACGTAGATGAACATCATCTCGATGAGATCCCGGAGACGGAAACAGACGTTCAGGTAAACATCGGAGAGCCAAGCGAGGCATTCCATATCGCACAGCTACCTGTAAACGGAGTTGGTTTGGCACGCGAGGAGTTCATCATCTCCAGCCACGTCGGAGAGCATCCACTGTCCCTGATCGAAGATGGACGTGAAGACGAGTACGTGGAAGCTCTTAGAAGCGGACTCGGAAAGATCGGAGCCGCATTCTACCCCGACCAGGTTGTCATCAGACTATCTGATTTCAAGTCCGATGAGTACGCAGACCTAGAAGGCGGAGCAGATTTCGAGCCGGATGAAGCCAATCCAATGCTTGGATTCCGTGGTGCCTCCCGGTACTACGATGAAGTATTCCAGAAAGCCTTCGAGCTAGAATGTGAGGCTTTACGCAGAGTGATCGATGAACTAGAGTTAGATAACATCACAGTCATGGTTCCTTTCTGCCGAACAGTTGACGAAGGCAAAAACGTCCGGGCGAAGATGAAAGAGTACGGACTGGACCAGGGAGACATAGATGTCTATGCGATGGCGGAAATCCCATCCAACATTATCCGTGCCGATGAGTTCGCGGAAGTCTTCGATGGTTTCAGCGTTGGAACCAACGACCTGACACAGCTAACTCTCGGAGTGGACCGGAACAGCGATAAGCTAAAGGATCTGTTCGATGAGCGAGATCCAGCGGTCAAAAAATCGATAAAGACCTTGATCAACAAGGCTCACCGGAACAACGCTCACGTCGGTATCTGTGGAGACGCACCTTCAACCCACGACGGTTATGCGGACTTCCTGGTACATCAGAACATCGATGCGATCTCGGTCTCACCGGATGTAGCACTTGAGACAATTCTGAAGGTAGCTGACGCAGAAGAGAAGGTCTCGAACGAAAACATCGAGTTCTCTGTAAGTAACACCGTCGGGCAGCCAGCAGGAGACGTTTACGAGGCCTTGAAAGATCAGGGCAAGATGACTGCCAGAAAGATGCTTGATTATACCGACAAAGCTGTCGATAAGGACTCGATAAACCAAGCGATCGGCTGGTTGGCCAAGGAAGGCAAGTTGACTGTCGAACACAGGGACGGCGAGATCCGTTACGACCTCGAGACAGAAAAATAG
- a CDS encoding type II secretion system F family protein produces the protein MNLKAVYEKLPEFYKERVESEARYAAIDQTEEIVLGTMAATSLAITMALIIAQYPLYIELPIGIISIIVIPAMIPYTIISIAAEKRKDEMEEVLPDALLLISANIKSGLNVEKAFLLSARDEFGPLAEELRQTAMEMFGGKPMDEALNDLENRVKSELFSETVKLLRDGIESGGNTAKLLESSADDIRNSMELRKEISSNIQMYTIFIMMAAVVGAPLLFSISVYMSETTANMWSTTELSKMKSVGELGLSFQQPQVNTEFFQTFAVMAIVTINFFASLIMSEIKNANVKEGAKYVPILVSVSVALFYIIKGTLSSVMGGFT, from the coding sequence ATGAATCTGAAAGCAGTCTACGAAAAACTACCGGAGTTCTACAAAGAACGCGTGGAAAGTGAGGCCCGATACGCAGCTATAGATCAGACAGAAGAAATCGTTTTAGGCACAATGGCAGCCACATCGCTCGCCATAACAATGGCTCTGATAATAGCACAGTACCCGCTTTACATCGAGCTTCCTATCGGTATAATAAGCATAATTGTAATCCCAGCGATGATACCTTATACTATAATCTCGATCGCTGCCGAAAAACGGAAAGACGAGATGGAAGAAGTCTTACCGGACGCCTTGCTCTTGATATCAGCGAACATCAAATCCGGTTTGAACGTGGAAAAAGCGTTTTTGCTTTCGGCCAGAGACGAGTTCGGACCGTTGGCCGAAGAACTTAGACAGACCGCGATGGAGATGTTCGGCGGAAAACCAATGGATGAGGCACTGAACGATCTTGAAAACCGCGTTAAATCCGAGCTATTCTCCGAGACAGTAAAACTCCTACGGGACGGAATTGAAAGTGGAGGAAACACAGCCAAACTACTTGAATCAAGCGCTGACGACATCCGGAACTCTATGGAGCTGCGAAAAGAGATCAGCTCAAACATCCAGATGTATACGATCTTTATCATGATGGCTGCGGTTGTAGGCGCACCATTGCTTTTCTCAATCTCTGTTTACATGTCTGAGACAACGGCAAACATGTGGTCAACCACCGAGCTATCGAAGATGAAAAGCGTCGGAGAGTTAGGCTTAAGCTTCCAGCAACCACAGGTCAACACAGAGTTCTTCCAGACGTTTGCTGTAATGGCGATAGTTACAATCAACTTTTTTGCCTCTCTGATAATGTCGGAGATCAAGAATGCGAACGTGAAAGAGGGCGCAAAGTACGTGCCGATACTGGTAAGTGTATCCGTGGCGCTGTTCTATATTATAAAGGGAACTCTTTCCTCTGTAATGGGCGGATTCACCTGA
- a CDS encoding type II secretion system F family protein: MFIEASDKYTHFLLPAASSSRKMVPNIKRDLTRARIEIDPDKFLASAMLRSLQLTASIVASIAFLGFATEQTTMMLGALGGSPLLFAIGFFTFANYPKVRAKKISRQLEKDLPYALRHMLIEVRSGISLYEAMVSVSEDYGEASNEFNRIVKDINGGKPQVKALEDSILRNPSTQYRRAIWQMINALKSGTDMSNTLDTLVESMVKQQKLAVKRYGKELNPYVLMYLMIAVIVPSLGVTFMIVLSTFTGMGIGRFMFFQIIAGLILFQIFFLNFVKSKRPEVKT, from the coding sequence ATGTTCATTGAGGCATCCGATAAATACACGCATTTCCTGTTGCCCGCCGCATCAAGCAGCAGGAAGATGGTGCCTAATATTAAGAGAGATCTAACCAGAGCCAGGATAGAAATAGATCCAGACAAGTTCCTGGCATCGGCAATGCTGCGGTCTTTACAGCTAACAGCTTCTATTGTCGCATCGATAGCCTTCCTAGGCTTTGCAACAGAGCAGACGACGATGATGCTTGGAGCTTTAGGAGGCTCGCCACTTCTTTTCGCTATAGGATTTTTTACATTCGCGAACTATCCAAAGGTACGGGCGAAAAAGATTTCCCGGCAACTCGAGAAAGATCTGCCTTACGCATTACGCCACATGCTTATCGAGGTTCGTTCAGGCATTTCTCTTTACGAAGCAATGGTAAGCGTCAGCGAAGACTATGGCGAAGCCAGCAATGAGTTCAACAGAATTGTAAAAGACATTAACGGAGGGAAACCCCAGGTCAAAGCACTTGAAGACTCGATCCTCAGGAATCCCTCGACACAGTACAGGAGAGCTATCTGGCAGATGATCAACGCTCTGAAAAGCGGAACTGACATGTCGAATACGCTAGACACACTGGTTGAATCAATGGTCAAACAGCAGAAGCTGGCAGTCAAAAGGTACGGCAAGGAGCTAAACCCATACGTTTTGATGTATCTTATGATAGCGGTGATCGTGCCTTCACTGGGCGTGACGTTTATGATCGTACTTTCCACATTCACAGGTATGGGTATCGGCAGATTCATGTTCTTCCAGATTATAGCAGGGCTGATCCTGTTCCAGATATTTTTCCTGAACTTCGTTAAATCGAAGAGACCGGAGGTAAAGACCTGA
- a CDS encoding type II/IV secretion system ATPase subunit, whose product MSKVDEYKVNADGVPAHIQLKEEPESFVLRYEVNRPEIKTATEAVLKDLKEQIVRKVDLSTEEFVNSREIETVRQKFRDQALELLEDELPETNEQAKKILIGNLIHEMLGLGDIEILLNDENLEEIVINSADEPVWVYHKEEGWLKSDVEFKDDDEIKNYASDIGRRVGKNISSLHPLLDAHLPSGDRTNATLYPISTQGNTITIRKFARDPWTITDFVENGTVSKEVAAFLWLCMQYEMNVLVSGGTGAGKTSMLNVLMPFIPPSQRILSIEDTREVQLPEFLHWVPLTTREPNPEGKGGVSMLDLLVNALRMRPDRILVGEIRRKRQAEVLFEAMHTGHSVYSTLHADTAEQTVRRLINPPINVPKTMVEAVDVNLVMFRDRRRNFRRAMELAEISLDEETEEVEANVLYEWQSRNDEMEKKQESSSIYETLRMHAGMTDKEIDESIQEKKEILDWMIENDVNEVDTVGTVVAEYYDSKEDVVEVVKENGDLSDISRKEK is encoded by the coding sequence ATGTCTAAGGTAGATGAATACAAGGTCAATGCGGACGGAGTGCCAGCACACATCCAGCTTAAAGAGGAACCCGAGTCATTCGTTCTAAGATATGAGGTGAACCGTCCGGAAATTAAAACGGCGACAGAAGCAGTTTTGAAGGATTTGAAAGAACAAATCGTCCGTAAAGTCGATCTTTCGACCGAAGAGTTCGTAAACTCCCGTGAAATTGAGACCGTCCGGCAGAAGTTCCGCGATCAAGCTCTGGAGCTACTGGAAGATGAGCTACCGGAGACAAACGAGCAGGCCAAAAAAATACTTATTGGAAACCTGATCCACGAAATGCTTGGCCTCGGAGACATCGAAATACTGCTTAACGACGAGAATCTAGAGGAAATTGTAATTAACAGTGCTGATGAACCTGTCTGGGTCTACCACAAGGAAGAAGGCTGGCTGAAAAGCGATGTAGAGTTCAAAGACGACGATGAAATCAAAAACTACGCGAGCGATATCGGGCGCCGCGTGGGGAAAAACATTTCCTCACTTCATCCATTGCTCGACGCACATCTGCCGAGCGGAGACCGTACGAACGCAACTCTTTACCCGATTTCAACGCAAGGCAACACTATAACAATCAGAAAGTTCGCACGCGACCCATGGACAATCACTGACTTTGTGGAAAACGGAACAGTATCGAAAGAGGTCGCAGCCTTCCTTTGGTTATGTATGCAGTACGAGATGAACGTGCTGGTTTCCGGAGGTACAGGAGCAGGTAAAACATCGATGCTTAACGTTTTGATGCCTTTCATACCTCCAAGCCAGAGAATTCTATCCATTGAAGACACGAGAGAGGTTCAGCTACCGGAGTTCCTTCACTGGGTGCCTCTAACCACCAGAGAACCAAATCCTGAAGGCAAGGGAGGAGTGAGCATGCTTGACTTGCTTGTAAACGCATTGCGTATGCGCCCTGACCGTATTCTCGTAGGAGAGATCCGACGTAAACGGCAGGCAGAAGTTCTCTTCGAGGCAATGCATACAGGCCACTCCGTTTACTCAACTTTACACGCCGATACCGCCGAACAGACGGTTCGGAGACTGATCAATCCTCCAATTAACGTCCCAAAAACGATGGTTGAAGCCGTAGATGTAAACCTAGTCATGTTTAGAGATCGTCGCAGAAACTTCCGGCGAGCAATGGAGTTAGCCGAGATCTCGCTCGATGAGGAAACCGAGGAAGTTGAGGCCAACGTGCTTTACGAGTGGCAGTCACGGAACGACGAGATGGAGAAAAAACAGGAAAGTTCCTCTATATACGAGACTCTCAGGATGCATGCAGGTATGACCGACAAAGAGATCGATGAAAGCATCCAGGAGAAAAAAGAAATTCTGGACTGGATGATAGAAAACGACGTTAACGAAGTTGATACGGTTGGAACCGTTGTCGCAGAGTACTATGACAGTAAAGAGGACGTGGTGGAAGTCGTAAAAGAAAACGGCGATCTAAGCGATATCTCAAGGAAAGAAAAGTGA
- a CDS encoding ArsR family transcriptional regulator, producing MSDEWEDLVIETGVDTLLNYLAEERKAPVSEISDELGVSKSRIKTWANALEEDGFVEKKYSARRGMVLIYSEKSHENTKEKISELEEKVNEKEKQLEEHMNSKQETVSDAKQKLEELQENLKKNHEKETEVRNNLEELKELEDEIEQRLEEYRSEEEKTHEKTVKLISKIDSTMENIDEAESKAEEFEDEKDAIEKKIKALDKMKTHSEKAEQTKDKLKELDQDSKKLEKTFENLKSKLNNIF from the coding sequence ATGAGCGATGAATGGGAGGACCTTGTTATAGAGACCGGGGTCGATACACTTCTCAACTACCTGGCGGAAGAACGTAAGGCGCCTGTATCCGAGATATCCGATGAACTAGGAGTATCGAAGAGCCGGATTAAGACCTGGGCTAATGCCTTGGAGGAAGATGGATTCGTGGAGAAAAAATACTCTGCGCGCAGAGGAATGGTTCTGATCTACTCCGAGAAGTCCCATGAAAACACCAAGGAAAAGATCAGCGAGCTGGAAGAAAAGGTCAACGAGAAGGAAAAGCAGCTCGAAGAACACATGAACTCCAAGCAGGAAACAGTCTCAGATGCTAAACAGAAACTTGAAGAGCTACAGGAGAATCTGAAAAAGAACCATGAGAAAGAAACCGAGGTAAGAAACAACTTAGAGGAACTAAAGGAGCTTGAAGACGAGATAGAGCAGAGACTGGAAGAGTACAGGTCAGAAGAGGAAAAGACCCATGAGAAAACCGTGAAGCTTATCTCGAAGATTGATTCAACGATGGAAAACATTGATGAAGCCGAAAGCAAGGCCGAGGAGTTCGAAGACGAAAAAGACGCGATCGAGAAAAAGATCAAGGCGCTTGATAAGATGAAGACTCACTCCGAGAAGGCCGAACAGACAAAGGACAAGCTAAAGGAGCTAGATCAAGACTCGAAGAAACTGGAAAAGACGTTTGAAAACCTTAAATCAAAGCTCAACAACATTTTCTAG
- a CDS encoding prepilin peptidase — MLIAVSHLICFLSLSIGSVYDLLTTEVPDQIPAIAVLSGILLHGAASYFNGSLMPLKWSLAAGAVFSIYGWGMYFAGMWGGADAFSVSALGFAAPYGLAGFGLMHSVNLFVNMMLIGFGYTLLYAFYKAARTGGVLSGTIEEIKSDRKQFVLEILAAGAFGTVAYFVFSANYLYVLSALTMVVLYRFLKQLEDDVMVSEVAVEDLEEGEVVVSGEVGQQVKGITREEIDGLEVDKVTVKTGVRFVPVFPLALLVTDLYGGGISFLMVLFSL, encoded by the coding sequence ATGTTAATCGCTGTATCCCATCTGATCTGTTTCTTATCCCTTTCAATAGGCTCTGTATACGACTTGCTGACCACGGAGGTGCCGGATCAGATACCAGCGATCGCAGTCCTATCAGGAATACTTTTACACGGCGCGGCTTCCTACTTCAACGGATCTCTAATGCCGTTAAAATGGTCTCTTGCCGCAGGCGCAGTTTTCTCCATCTACGGATGGGGAATGTACTTTGCCGGGATGTGGGGTGGAGCAGACGCCTTCAGCGTAAGCGCCCTCGGATTCGCAGCTCCTTACGGCCTCGCAGGATTCGGACTGATGCATTCAGTCAACTTGTTTGTTAACATGATGTTGATCGGATTCGGATACACGCTGCTCTATGCGTTCTACAAGGCCGCCCGGACAGGAGGAGTCTTATCCGGAACAATTGAGGAAATCAAGTCCGATAGAAAACAGTTTGTCTTAGAGATTCTCGCTGCCGGAGCGTTCGGAACAGTTGCCTACTTCGTGTTCTCGGCCAACTACCTCTACGTTCTGAGTGCGTTAACAATGGTCGTACTTTACAGATTCCTCAAACAGCTGGAAGATGATGTAATGGTAAGTGAGGTCGCGGTAGAAGACCTTGAAGAAGGAGAGGTTGTAGTAAGTGGAGAAGTCGGCCAACAGGTAAAAGGTATAACTCGGGAGGAAATAGACGGGCTTGAAGTCGATAAGGTAACTGTAAAAACCGGAGTAAGGTTTGTACCGGTCTTCCCGCTCGCCTTGCTTGTAACAGATCTCTACGGCGGAGGAATAAGTTTCCTCATGGTTCTTTTCAGCTTATAA
- a CDS encoding archaellin/type IV pilin N-terminal domain-containing protein, whose protein sequence is MKRKGISPLIAAVLMIAFTMAIASLFSGWIQQTQAQSQEDVDQQREQTLSCNQLGIDITDANAANVTVEQVRGDEPVGNVSVRYSYSDGTPPEQGYLNISTTRGFDTDSSGSSGSALESVSVASTRCSSVTDEYTP, encoded by the coding sequence ATGAAAAGAAAAGGGATTTCGCCACTGATTGCTGCGGTCCTAATGATTGCCTTTACAATGGCTATTGCCTCTCTTTTCTCTGGCTGGATCCAACAAACCCAAGCACAGTCCCAGGAGGACGTTGACCAGCAGAGAGAACAGACCCTGAGCTGTAACCAGCTAGGGATCGATATTACAGACGCCAACGCGGCAAACGTAACTGTCGAGCAAGTGAGAGGAGATGAACCGGTAGGCAACGTTTCCGTCAGATACAGTTACTCTGATGGAACACCACCCGAGCAAGGCTATCTGAATATCTCTACGACGAGAGGTTTCGACACGGATAGTTCAGGCAGCAGTGGCTCCGCATTGGAAAGTGTCTCAGTAGCTTCAACGAGATGTAGCTCAGTTACAGACGAGTACACACCGTAA
- a CDS encoding exosortase/archaeosortase family protein — protein MDFEVETERQEKLLAASKFLFRLLVLGVVFRAIIFLVPTMIPLQKAFAAASTFLLEFLIPEVSRSGIDIMAGEWFRVTRDCTGWKSIAALTGISIASKTWTKSFWGKGVLLIAGANLLRIVTIIYLDYSGIASFDLVHGFLWRWGLTAVVLGYWIYHVKDLDVRKKLVKTG, from the coding sequence ATGGATTTCGAGGTTGAGACCGAGAGACAGGAAAAGCTTCTGGCTGCCTCCAAGTTTCTTTTCCGACTGCTGGTTCTCGGAGTTGTTTTCAGAGCCATAATCTTTCTCGTGCCTACGATGATCCCTCTACAGAAGGCTTTTGCTGCCGCCAGCACATTCTTACTGGAGTTTCTCATACCTGAGGTATCCCGCTCGGGGATCGACATCATGGCCGGAGAATGGTTCCGTGTAACCCGTGACTGTACCGGCTGGAAATCAATTGCTGCGCTTACAGGAATCTCAATAGCATCAAAGACCTGGACAAAAAGTTTCTGGGGAAAAGGCGTGTTACTGATAGCAGGAGCGAACCTTCTGAGAATTGTCACCATAATCTATCTGGATTATTCGGGAATCGCGTCCTTCGATCTGGTTCATGGTTTCCTCTGGCGCTGGGGGCTGACCGCTGTAGTTCTCGGATACTGGATCTACCACGTTAAAGACCTAGATGTCCGTAAAAAGCTGGTAAAAACCGGCTAA
- a CDS encoding DEAD/DEAH box helicase codes for MPGLLKTDKIESRTYQEVIAASASSSNTLVVLPTGLGKTVIAAMVASMKLEEGKVLFMAPTRPLVEQHLKSFNSFLKVPEEEMSIMTGKTRPDKRYEMWETDRVFFGTPQVVENDLISGKVPLDEFSLVIFDEAHRASGDYSYNFISEKFSCQKLALTASPGGSKEKIMEVAENLEIENFEVRTEDDPDVEPYIQDKEVEWRKVELDDRFQKAKNDFEEAKRTQLKKLKKLGQINSVSNVHKGDLLKLRGQISAEMSKKDDPKLYKAISVVAACLKISQAIELLETQGVSQCYEYVQGLESDDSKAASRALNDKNFMEGKAMIEYLMKKDIEHPKLGELKKILEIEEDEKAIVFTEYRASAKKIAEKLGEKGIDATRFIGQQGEEGMSQTEQIDVLSQFDQGEYQVLVSTSVGEEGLDIPAVDYVVFYEPVASGIRDIQRSGRTGRQEEGAVIVLMAENTRDEGSYWSAHHKKKKMNRVLQELKNETLEQESKNRSLDEFNGSNKKDKDEDEKDKLEIYADDRENAVAKHLSRKDVIVNKQRLDVGDFLVSDRTAIERKAAEDLVDSILDNRLFNQLNEITQFEQPVIIVEGKELYSHRDVHPDAIRGALASITVDYNIPILWSDGEKETAELLESLAKREQEEKNREISVRGEKSPKTRRELQEFVVAGIPDINTKIARRLLEEFGSIEEVFNASEEELKEVKGIGEKTSKSIRSIIEEEYS; via the coding sequence GTGCCAGGGCTTCTGAAAACCGATAAGATAGAATCAAGAACCTACCAGGAAGTTATAGCAGCATCAGCCTCAAGTTCGAACACGCTTGTCGTGCTGCCAACGGGCCTGGGAAAGACAGTTATCGCAGCAATGGTTGCCTCGATGAAGCTAGAGGAAGGAAAAGTTCTTTTCATGGCGCCGACCCGTCCACTGGTCGAACAACATCTCAAGAGCTTCAACAGCTTCCTGAAAGTGCCGGAAGAGGAGATGTCTATAATGACAGGCAAGACCCGGCCGGATAAAAGATACGAGATGTGGGAGACCGACCGAGTGTTCTTCGGAACCCCTCAGGTGGTTGAAAACGACCTAATATCAGGTAAAGTTCCGTTAGATGAGTTTTCACTTGTAATATTCGACGAGGCACACCGGGCATCCGGAGACTACTCGTATAACTTCATCAGCGAGAAGTTCAGCTGCCAAAAACTGGCTTTGACGGCTTCACCGGGCGGAAGTAAGGAAAAGATCATGGAGGTAGCTGAAAACCTGGAGATAGAGAACTTCGAGGTCCGAACAGAGGACGATCCGGACGTAGAGCCGTACATACAGGACAAGGAGGTCGAATGGCGGAAAGTCGAGCTTGACGACCGGTTCCAGAAGGCCAAAAACGACTTCGAGGAAGCTAAACGAACCCAGCTGAAAAAACTCAAGAAGCTGGGACAGATCAATTCGGTCTCGAACGTCCACAAAGGAGACTTACTGAAACTCAGAGGGCAGATAAGTGCGGAGATGTCGAAGAAAGACGATCCAAAACTTTACAAGGCAATATCTGTTGTAGCCGCCTGTTTGAAGATTTCTCAGGCAATCGAACTGCTTGAAACTCAGGGAGTAAGTCAGTGCTATGAGTACGTTCAAGGTTTGGAAAGCGATGACTCTAAAGCCGCCTCTCGAGCGTTAAACGATAAGAACTTCATGGAGGGAAAGGCGATGATCGAGTACCTGATGAAAAAAGACATAGAACACCCGAAGCTCGGAGAGTTAAAGAAAATACTGGAGATAGAGGAAGATGAGAAAGCTATCGTGTTTACAGAGTACCGTGCGAGCGCTAAGAAGATAGCTGAGAAACTAGGAGAGAAAGGAATCGATGCCACACGTTTTATAGGCCAGCAAGGCGAGGAAGGGATGAGTCAGACCGAGCAAATCGATGTTTTGAGCCAGTTCGATCAAGGAGAGTACCAGGTCTTGGTCTCAACCAGCGTGGGAGAGGAAGGACTGGATATACCTGCCGTTGACTACGTGGTATTCTACGAACCGGTCGCTTCTGGCATCCGAGACATTCAGAGAAGCGGTAGAACCGGTAGACAGGAGGAAGGAGCAGTAATCGTTTTAATGGCGGAAAACACGCGGGATGAGGGAAGCTACTGGAGCGCACACCACAAGAAAAAGAAGATGAACCGCGTTCTACAGGAGCTGAAAAACGAGACCTTAGAGCAGGAAAGTAAAAATCGGAGTCTGGATGAGTTCAACGGCAGCAACAAGAAAGACAAAGATGAAGATGAGAAAGATAAGCTTGAGATTTACGCCGATGACCGGGAAAACGCAGTGGCAAAACATCTCTCCCGGAAAGACGTTATTGTAAACAAACAGAGGCTTGATGTAGGAGATTTCCTGGTCTCGGACCGTACGGCTATCGAGAGAAAGGCCGCAGAAGATTTAGTTGATTCTATACTGGACAACCGGCTTTTCAACCAGTTAAATGAGATCACACAGTTCGAACAGCCCGTGATAATCGTTGAAGGAAAGGAACTGTACAGTCACCGAGACGTTCACCCTGATGCGATCCGTGGCGCACTCGCATCGATCACCGTCGATTACAACATACCGATTCTCTGGAGCGACGGTGAAAAAGAAACCGCAGAGTTACTTGAGTCTCTGGCGAAAAGAGAACAAGAGGAGAAAAACCGAGAGATATCAGTTAGAGGAGAAAAGTCTCCGAAAACCCGCAGAGAACTACAGGAGTTCGTTGTAGCAGGAATACCGGATATTAACACGAAGATTGCTCGCAGGCTTCTCGAAGAGTTCGGTTCGATCGAAGAAGTGTTTAACGCATCAGAAGAGGAGCTGAAGGAAGTTAAAGGTATCGGAGAAAAGACCTCGAAGTCGATACGTTCGATAATTGAGGAAGAATACAGCTGA